The Hymenobacter sp. DG01 sequence AGAGCGGCCTGGGCTACTACGAAAGCCCCCGCGACGCGGCCACCAACTTTTTCATCAGCTACTTTCCCAAAGGCACTCACACGTTTGAGTACCGCCTGCGGGCCGCCCAGGCCGGCAACTTCTCGGGTGGCCTCTCGCAGCTGCAGTGCCTCTACGCCCCGGAGTTCACAACTCATTCGGCTGGCACGCGGGTGCAGATTGCAGCTCAACCGTAAAAGATATTATTGTAATTTGAGCCGGTGAGGCTGCACTATTAGAACAGATTATCTGGGCTTTACCTCTGCAGCTTGAGACTGCCAGCTACCCATTGTACCTTTGCGCCTCGTTTGTTTTTCAGAAGGATGAAGTTGATGCATAAACTAGTAATGGTTGCCGTGGTGCTGCTCTTGAGTGGCACTTCGGCGTGGGCTCAGGGAGACAAAAAAACGACAGCCACCGCTACCCCCACCCAACTGCCGGGTGAAGAAAAACTATCGGCCCAGGAGCGTGCCGAGCGCGACTTTCTGATGCCCGTACGCCGCAAGCAGGCCGCGGCCCTGCGCGCTGCTGCCGAGGAAGCTGGTGTACACCAGCCCGCCGTAGAAGTAACCGCCCGGAACCTGGAGGCCCCCGAGGACGATAAGCCCGCCGAGGCCCCCGAAGCAAAAGCCGCCCCCGCTGCCGTGCACCGCAGCAGCCACAGCTACCACCGACGTAGCTCATCTGGCCACCGAAGCACGGCCAGCCGCAGCCGCTCGTCGGCTTCGTCGCGCAAGAAATCCACCGCTAAAAAGTCAACGGCCAAAAAGAAAAAGACCACCCGGCGGCGTTAGTATGCTCCGGATCTGACCTAAAAAAGAGAGCCGGCCCGAGTATATCGGGCCGGCTCTCTTTTTTAGGTAATGCCTCCGTGAGCAGGTAGCTACGGCTGTTTCGTTACGCGTCCTGGGGCATGAGGCGCACTACCAGGCCGTCCACGCGTGGGGTCAGTCGGATCTGGCAGGAAAGGCGGCTGCCCTGGGTCATCACGGGCAGGCTCTCCAGCATGGCCAGCTCATCGTCGCCGGGCTCGGGTAGCTCCGGCCCGGCCAGTACCTCTACGTGGCAGGTGCCACACAGCGCCATGCCTCCGCAGGTAGCCTGAATGTCGTACCCATCTGCCTTCATGATTTCCATCAGGCTCAGGCCCATGTCGGTAGGAGCCACAATTTCGCGCCGCTGACCGGGCGCCTCCTCTACATATACGCGTACTTCGTCGGTCATATTCTCAGGTATTGGGTAATTGGTAGTAGGTAGTAGGATACCGGCGTCGGTAGTATCAAATACAGCCTGTGGTCCTATTACCTACTACTTATTACCAACTACTTTACAAAGTGGGTACCCCGTTGACGGTCGTGTACTTGAGCACGTACTTTTTATCGGGGTTGATGTATTTGAAGGCACCTTGGCACATAAGGGCGGCCTCGTGGAAGCCGCACAAAATCAGCTTCAGCTTACCAGGGTAGGTATTGATGTCGCCAATGGCGTAGATGCCGGGCTCCGAGGTGGAGTAGTCCACGGTATTCACCTTCACGGCGTCGTCTTCTAGCTCCAGACCCCACTCACCAATGGGCCCTAGCTTGGGTGTGAGGCCGAACAGCGGAATAAAGCTATCCACGTTCACGGTTTGCGCGTCGCCGCTGTTGGCCGTAATGGTCACGGCTTCGAGCTGGCCGTTGCCGTGCACGTGCGTTACGTTGGAGCTGAGCACCAGCTTTACTTTACCGGCCTCGTGCAGCTTCTGTACCTTCTCAGCCGAGTCGGCGGCGCCGCGGAAGGTAGTACCGCGGTGCACCAGGGTTACTTCCTTGGCCACGTCGGCCAGGAAAATCGTCCAGTCCAGGGCTGAGTCGCCGCCGCCGGCAATTACCAGGCGCTGGTTACGGAAGGTTTCCGGGTCGCGCACCATGTAGTACACACCTTTGCCGCTCTCAAAATCCGTGAGGCCATCAATAGCGGGTTTGCGCGGCTCGAAGGAACCCAGCCCGCCGGCAATGGCAATGGCCTTGCACAGAATTTCGGTGCCGTCGATGGTAGTTACCCGGAACGAACCATCCTCCAGCTTCTCGTAGCCCTCTACCCGCTCCCCTAGTGTAAAGGTGGGGTGGAAGGGCTCTATCTGCCGCATCAGGTTCTGAATCAGGTCGCCGGCCAGCACTTCGGGGTAGCCCGGAATATCGTAAATCGGCTTCTTCGGATAAATTTCAGAAAGCTGACCGCCTACCTGGGGTAGGGCGTCCACTACGTGGCAGCGCAGCTTCAGGAGTCCGGCTTCAAATACAGCAAACAGGCCTACCGGGCCAGCCCCAATGATGCAGATATCGGTGGAAATAGAATTCATCAGCAAAAAGTGAAAACAAAACAACGAGCGGGCGAAGCGCCGGTGTACTAACCACCAAACCCGCCAAAACGTTGGGGGATGCCTCACTTGCGGGCGCAAAGATAGGCAGGCTACGGCAGCCAGCCCACCCCCGCCCCGTTCTACTTCACTAAGCTGGGTGGGCCAGACTGTAGCCCAGCAGAAAGTATTCAGCCTCAGAGCGGTCGGTGAACCGATGCACCGGCAACGCCAGCCGCTGGCCCAGCAGGCGGCTTAACGACTGCATGGTGAGGGAAGACGGATGAACCTCGGCCATAGCCGATATCCCCGATTCCTTCAGCAGCTCGCGCAGCTGCACGTACAAGGGAACCAGGCGCACGTTGGGCCCCAGCGTCTGCGACACGTCGCAGAGCACGGTAAAGCCCGGCTGTACCCGCTGCAGAATGCGCTGCCAGTCAGCCAGGAAGTAGGGCATATTCTGCACAAGCGTTTGCTCTTCCTGGCGTTCGTAGGTAATGTGGTTGAGTAGAGAGTCTAGATAAATCCGGTATTCGGGCCGATAGGCGACGAGTTGCATGGAGGTGTGTGCTATGGAGGGCAAGAGCGTGCCTGCCTAAACGCCTCAGCAGTTGAAA is a genomic window containing:
- a CDS encoding 2Fe-2S iron-sulfur cluster-binding protein, with the protein product MTDEVRVYVEEAPGQRREIVAPTDMGLSLMEIMKADGYDIQATCGGMALCGTCHVEVLAGPELPEPGDDELAMLESLPVMTQGSRLSCQIRLTPRVDGLVVRLMPQDA
- a CDS encoding NAD(P)/FAD-dependent oxidoreductase encodes the protein MNSISTDICIIGAGPVGLFAVFEAGLLKLRCHVVDALPQVGGQLSEIYPKKPIYDIPGYPEVLAGDLIQNLMRQIEPFHPTFTLGERVEGYEKLEDGSFRVTTIDGTEILCKAIAIAGGLGSFEPRKPAIDGLTDFESGKGVYYMVRDPETFRNQRLVIAGGGDSALDWTIFLADVAKEVTLVHRGTTFRGAADSAEKVQKLHEAGKVKLVLSSNVTHVHGNGQLEAVTITANSGDAQTVNVDSFIPLFGLTPKLGPIGEWGLELEDDAVKVNTVDYSTSEPGIYAIGDINTYPGKLKLILCGFHEAALMCQGAFKYINPDKKYVLKYTTVNGVPTL